The following is a genomic window from Candidatus Eremiobacterota bacterium.
CCAGCGCTTCGTCGACCGTCTTGCCGCGCGCCAGCTCGACCAGCAGCGAGCAGGTCGCCGTGCCGAAGCCGCAGCCGGTCGTGAAGTAGGTGACGTCCTCGATCACGTCGCCGGGACCCACCTTCAAAAAGAACGTGTACAGGTCGCCGCACGAGTCGCTGAAGTACTCGCCGGTCGCGGTGGGGTTCTCCATCGTGCGAAAACCGGTGCGGTGCTCGACGAGCTGCTGAAACTTGGCGAAGTTCATGCTGTTGCGGCGGTCTCTTTCATGGCGGTGTCTACACTGATCTCGAATCGGCATTCGGTGCCGCCGGTTGCGAGCGACTCGACCTGCTGCGACTTGCCGGGCGCTACCTGGTCCAGAATCGTATGGATCGCGCTGCACGCCTCGGGGTTCTCCGCGACCACCGAAGCATACGGACAGGTGTGCTCGTGGAGCAGGATCGTGCCGTGCTCGGTCTTCTGCAGCTCGGCGTTGACGCCCGACGCCTTGAGCGCGGAGACGAGGACGTCGAGCCGGCTCTCGGCGCTCGGCGAACCGGAGGCGATGCGCTCGGCGGAGCGCTTGCCGATCCGCTGAAAGACCGCTTTGACCGCCTCGTCGCCACCGGCGCTGCGGATCTCGCGCAGCACGGCGTTGAGCATCTTGTCGTAGCGCTGCGGGAAATAGCGGTCTGCCTCGGGGGTGAGCGAGTACTCGACGGTCGGCTTCGTCTTTCCGCGCCTGACGCTGCGGCCGCTGATCAAGCCGTCGCGCTCGAGGACGACCAGCTGCTGGCGGATCGCGTTCGGCGAGAGCCCGAACTGGGCGGCCAGGTCGAACGCCGAAGCCGACCGGCGCTCGCGGAGGGCGCCGACGATCTTCCCGCGCGTCGTGTCGAAGAAGCGGTCGTGCATATCCGGCCTTCACCCTACCACGGAAGTCGCAGATAGTCCAGAGTTTCCTTGACTTTCTCGGCGCTCCGGCCTACGATGGCAGAGCATGTCTGAGGCTGGAAATCCCGTGCGCGGGCTCGTCGCGCGCGACCTGCGGGTCGCCGTCGAGAACAAAGAGATTCTGAAGGGCATCGACCTGAGGGTCGAGCCGGGGCGCGTCCACGCGCTGATGGGCCCGAACGGGAGCGGCAAGTCGACCCTCGCCTTCACCCTCGCCGGCCACCCCGGCTACCAGGTGCTCGGCGGCTCGGCCTCGCTCGACGGCGAGGAGCTCCTCGAGCTCTCGCCCGACAAGCGCGCGAAAGCCGGCCTCTTTCTTTCGTTCCAGTACCCCGCGGCGATCCCGGGCGTCTCGGTGGCGAACTTCCTGCGCACCGCGCGCATGGCGGTGCGGCCGGCCGACCTGAACCCGGCGAAATTCCGCAAGCTCATCTTCGAGAAGCTGGACACGCTCGACATGGACCCGGCGTTCCTGGGCCGCTACGTCAACGACGGCTTCTCGGGCGGCGAGAAGAAGCGGCTCGAAATGCTGCAGCTCGCGATCCTCGCGCCGAAGTACGCCATCCTCGACGAAACCGACTCAGGGCTCGACATCGACGCGCTGCAGGCCGTCGGAAACAGCATCGGCGCGCTGCGCGGGAGCGAGGAAGGCAAGGAGATCGGTTTCCTCGTCATCACGCACTATCCGCGCATCCTGCGCCACGTTCCGGCCGACGTCGTGCACGTCATGATCGACGGCCGCATCGTCAAGACGGGCGGTCCCGAGCTCGCGCACCAGATCGAAGCCGAAGGGTACGACGCGCTGCGAGAAGAGGCCAGTGTCTAGTCTCATCAACGCCGACGAAGCGGTCGCGTTCGAGCCGTCCGCAGCCGGCCTGGATGCCGTGCGCCGAATCATCGGCAACGACGATCCCTACCGGGCCGACCGCGAGACCGCGCTGCACCGCTATCAAACGCTCGCGCTGCCGGGCCCGAAACCCGGCCGCGGCTGGCGCCACGACTACGACAGGCTGGCCTTTCAGGGCTTGCGCTGGACGACCGGTGCGACAACGGTTCCGACCTCGCCGTTCGACGCGATCGGGGCGCTGATGGGATCCGATGACGCCGGCGTGCCGGCGCTCGCGACGGAGAACACCGCAGGCGTGGTGCATATCGGCGCTCGCGCGGTTCGGCCGGCCGTTGCGCGCGTGCTGCCGAACGGAGTCGTCGTCGCGCCGTACGCGGAGGCACGAGCTGGCGATCCGGAGCCTGAATACGAGAAATTTCTGCGGCCCTCGATCCAAGCGGCGATTGCGACCGATCGCTTTGCGGCGCTCGCCGAAGCCTTTGTCAACTGCGGTGCTTTCGTCTACGTCCCGCCGGGACTCAGCCTCGACAAGCCGATCCAACTCGTGTTCGCGACGCCCGAAGGAAACGATGATGCGGTCTTTCCGCGCATCGTGGTCATCCTGGGCCGGGGCGCACGAGCGACCGTCATCGAGCGGCACGTCGGGTCGGCGGATGCATTCATCTGCGGGACCGTGTGGGCGACCGTCGAGCAAGACGCCCAGCTGGAGTATGTCGGCGCGCAGCAAGCGGGCGAATCGGCGCGCGTGTTCATGTACCGCCATGCCGCATGCATCGGGGGCACGGCGCGCTTCCACGTGGCGGAGCTCGGCGGGACGCTGGTGCGCTCGGTCATCGAGCTCGACCTCGAAACGCAAGGGGCGCGCGGTGAAACCTCGGCGCTCTTCTTCAACACCGGTTTTCAGCACGTCGACCTCAGCACGACGACGAACCACGTCGCAGGCAACACGACCGCC
Proteins encoded in this region:
- a CDS encoding helix-turn-helix domain-containing protein; its protein translation is MHDRFFDTTRGKIVGALRERRSASAFDLAAQFGLSPNAIRQQLVVLERDGLISGRSVRRGKTKPTVEYSLTPEADRYFPQRYDKMLNAVLREIRSAGGDEAVKAVFQRIGKRSAERIASGSPSAESRLDVLVSALKASGVNAELQKTEHGTILLHEHTCPYASVVAENPEACSAIHTILDQVAPGKSQQVESLATGGTECRFEISVDTAMKETAATA
- the sufC gene encoding Fe-S cluster assembly ATPase SufC — translated: MSEAGNPVRGLVARDLRVAVENKEILKGIDLRVEPGRVHALMGPNGSGKSTLAFTLAGHPGYQVLGGSASLDGEELLELSPDKRAKAGLFLSFQYPAAIPGVSVANFLRTARMAVRPADLNPAKFRKLIFEKLDTLDMDPAFLGRYVNDGFSGGEKKRLEMLQLAILAPKYAILDETDSGLDIDALQAVGNSIGALRGSEEGKEIGFLVITHYPRILRHVPADVVHVMIDGRIVKTGGPELAHQIEAEGYDALREEASV
- a CDS encoding SufD family Fe-S cluster assembly protein, which produces MSSLINADEAVAFEPSAAGLDAVRRIIGNDDPYRADRETALHRYQTLALPGPKPGRGWRHDYDRLAFQGLRWTTGATTVPTSPFDAIGALMGSDDAGVPALATENTAGVVHIGARAVRPAVARVLPNGVVVAPYAEARAGDPEPEYEKFLRPSIQAAIATDRFAALAEAFVNCGAFVYVPPGLSLDKPIQLVFATPEGNDDAVFPRIVVILGRGARATVIERHVGSADAFICGTVWATVEQDAQLEYVGAQQAGESARVFMYRHAACIGGTARFHVAELGGTLVRSVIELDLETQGARGETSALFFNTGFQHVDLSTTTNHVAGNTTADTVVRTAATDRGQGRFLGNIAIRAGAHGADASLRDDALLLSKRAHIDSVPALEIAANDVKAFHGATVGSLDADALFYAQSRGIARADAVRMVALAFFEPAITRFPGETLRDEVRTALDHKIDAATEIDG